The bacterium genome includes a window with the following:
- a CDS encoding polysaccharide deacetylase family protein translates to MRILRFVPLLLCWSAWPAASSPLFVASWTPEVLPSSPATADSARPLTFRLPPEYLPARFRGRCLTQRPVALEDKVIALTFDDGPDPDITPAILDTLARYHARSTFFVVGERGKRWPDLIQREARSGHAVESHSFSHPSEDVNLWHAGRELQRAGIVITQWTGRAPTLFRPPWGSTEINMARVARQRGLCVVKWTLCAGDNPRLTAAEIVVAVTRNPRPGDIVLLHDGRDRQQTVRALPEVLRRLSDAGYRFITVPQLLRRWDSALTREERRHARRPVRLSHHTPAHDRSG, encoded by the coding sequence ATGAGGATATTGCGCTTCGTACCGCTACTGCTGTGCTGGTCGGCCTGGCCGGCCGCGTCGTCGCCGCTGTTCGTCGCGTCGTGGACGCCGGAGGTCCTGCCGTCATCTCCCGCGACGGCAGACAGCGCGCGGCCGCTCACTTTCCGACTGCCACCCGAGTACCTGCCGGCGCGCTTCCGCGGTCGGTGTCTCACCCAGCGCCCTGTGGCGCTCGAGGACAAAGTGATCGCCCTGACCTTCGACGACGGCCCGGACCCCGACATCACGCCGGCCATCCTCGACACGTTGGCGCGCTACCACGCGCGGTCCACGTTCTTCGTGGTCGGGGAGCGCGGCAAGCGCTGGCCGGACCTGATCCAGCGCGAGGCGCGGAGCGGCCATGCCGTCGAGTCCCATTCGTTCAGCCACCCGAGTGAAGACGTGAACCTCTGGCATGCCGGCCGCGAGCTGCAGCGTGCCGGGATCGTCATCACCCAGTGGACCGGTCGCGCGCCGACGCTGTTCCGTCCGCCCTGGGGCAGCACCGAGATCAACATGGCCCGCGTCGCGCGCCAACGAGGTCTGTGTGTCGTCAAGTGGACCCTGTGCGCGGGGGACAACCCGCGTCTGACCGCCGCCGAGATCGTCGTAGCGGTCACGCGCAACCCGCGCCCTGGCGACATCGTCCTGCTGCACGACGGCCGCGACCGGCAGCAGACTGTGCGGGCGCTGCCCGAGGTACTCCGCCGCCTGAGCGATGCGGGCTATCGTTTCATCACCGTCCCCCAACTGCTGCGGCGCTGGGACAGCGCCCTCACCCGGGAGGAGCGCCGTCACGCTCGACGCCCGGTCCGCCTCAGTCACCATACCCCTGCGCATGACAGGTCCGGCTAA
- a CDS encoding sugar phosphate isomerase/epimerase, which translates to MPSLDLVIGISCLHYEWQSLEEAFARVQEFGFGVIEFSTNRLAGADYARCAELAAATGLGLSLHAWNDPAGQAPDCAMAELRETLAQCVAMGATHLVVHMGAHPTRALGLQRLAETCAGVAPDYEQAGVVLCLENHYPYDYHGLHELGGDPDDFLAVFGQVNSPAVRFCLDYGHSHMAGNTPDFITRLAPWLAYTHIADNLGEHDDHLAPEDGTVDWPEVLGQTLQTGFRGPFTIEFPERGDPGRFYRFLQVLKAAAG; encoded by the coding sequence ATGCCCAGCCTTGACCTCGTGATCGGTATCAGTTGCCTCCACTACGAGTGGCAATCGCTCGAGGAGGCCTTCGCGCGCGTCCAGGAGTTCGGCTTCGGTGTCATCGAGTTCAGCACCAACCGCCTGGCCGGGGCTGACTACGCCCGCTGCGCGGAGCTGGCTGCGGCGACCGGCCTGGGCCTGAGCCTGCACGCCTGGAACGACCCCGCCGGCCAGGCTCCGGACTGCGCGATGGCCGAGCTACGGGAGACACTGGCGCAGTGCGTGGCCATGGGCGCCACCCACCTGGTCGTCCACATGGGCGCCCACCCCACCCGCGCGCTGGGGCTGCAGCGCCTGGCCGAGACGTGCGCGGGCGTCGCCCCGGACTACGAGCAGGCGGGCGTGGTGCTGTGCCTCGAGAACCACTATCCCTACGACTACCACGGCCTGCACGAGCTGGGCGGCGACCCGGACGACTTCCTGGCGGTGTTCGGGCAGGTCAACTCCCCTGCCGTGCGTTTCTGCCTGGACTACGGTCACTCCCACATGGCAGGCAATACCCCCGACTTCATCACCCGTCTGGCTCCGTGGCTGGCGTACACCCACATCGCCGACAACCTCGGCGAGCACGACGACCACCTGGCGCCCGAGGACGGCACCGTGGACTGGCCGGAGGTGCTGGGGCAGACGCTGCAGACGGGCTTCCGGGGCCCCTTCACCATCGAGTTCCCCGAACGCGGCGACCCGGGCCGCTTCTACCGATTTCTCCAGGTGCTGAAGGCGGCGGCCGGCTAA
- a CDS encoding polysaccharide deacetylase family protein, giving the protein MRRFVPVVALLVALAGAGGAWHLVSKPTASVRPAVAPAAAAPPQPASPAAGKRPAPASLDVPARYRGQIIRKRVRHFPDKLLALTFDDGPDPQITPLVLKALAQHDAHATFFVLGKCARRWPALVKQEAAAGHAVASHSYSHPSRTSPAEARNELDRTSALIEQALGLRPQLFRPPYGITNGNLCQTALRRGYTAVLWTISTADSNPIGPEVIAHNAIHTPNPGDIVLMHDGAGHMASARALPQILRELSATGFRFVTMPELLQAWQRWQAGQQTPAHAQP; this is encoded by the coding sequence ATGCGACGCTTCGTCCCGGTGGTGGCTCTACTCGTAGCGTTGGCGGGGGCGGGCGGCGCGTGGCATCTGGTCAGCAAGCCGACGGCCTCGGTCCGACCGGCGGTGGCTCCCGCTGCGGCGGCGCCTCCGCAACCGGCCTCTCCCGCGGCGGGCAAGCGACCTGCACCTGCCTCCCTTGACGTCCCTGCCCGCTACCGGGGCCAGATCATCCGCAAGCGGGTCCGCCACTTCCCGGACAAGCTCCTGGCCCTGACCTTCGACGATGGCCCCGACCCCCAGATCACGCCGCTGGTGCTCAAGGCCCTGGCCCAGCACGACGCGCACGCGACGTTCTTCGTTCTGGGCAAGTGCGCCCGGCGCTGGCCGGCGCTGGTCAAGCAGGAGGCCGCCGCCGGTCACGCCGTGGCCAGCCATAGCTACAGCCATCCGTCTCGCACCAGTCCGGCCGAGGCCCGCAACGAGCTGGACCGCACCTCGGCGCTGATCGAGCAGGCCCTTGGCCTGCGCCCGCAGCTCTTCCGCCCACCCTATGGCATCACGAACGGCAACCTGTGCCAGACCGCGCTCAGGCGGGGCTACACCGCCGTGTTGTGGACGATCAGCACTGCGGACTCCAACCCCATCGGCCCTGAGGTCATCGCCCACAACGCCATCCATACCCCCAACCCCGGCGACATCGTGCTGATGCACGACGGCGCCGGGCATATGGCCTCGGCCCGGGCCCTGCCGCAGATCCTCCGGGAGCTGTCCGCTACCGGCTTCCGGTTCGTGACCATGCCCGAACTACTTCAGGCCTGGCAGCGTTGGCAGGCCGGACAGCAGACCCCCGCCCATGCCCAGCCTTGA
- the selB gene encoding selenocysteine-specific translation elongation factor, which translates to MPPPDTQQQVIIGTAGHIDHGKTALVKALTGVDADTLEEEKRRGITIELGFVFMPLGGARQECRAYPRPTAPPEGRGTSPRPTEAQIVFIDVPGHERLVRTMVAGAANLDAAMLVIAADEGVAAQTREHLDILRLLGVQHGLVALTKADLVDEARLQVVTEQIRAFVADSFLAEAPIIPVSAVTQAGIEALRRTLTDLARQVTPRQDSGVFRMPVDRVFTMHGFGTVVAGTVLSGHVQVGDQVEVFPEGLTARVRGVQVHGQKEPRSWTGRRTALNVPDLKKDDLRRGQTAGAPGSLQPTTRLDAQLFLLPSADELKHRARVRLHLGTDEVIARVTLLDRERVAPGDTATVQFALERAAVAVARDRFVVRTFSPLMTIGGGAILDAAPPRHRRFDEDLMTGLAELEGDARQVVARTLRDAREPRSLQGLVLDTGQPESAVEAAVAELLEEGEAVRLGDGQVLHRERLDEQRDRLVGLLRAYYERHPARLWMPLPELQSQFLQRAPRPVLDYLLRDLQATGVLVRREVRVRLADRRIELPPAEQKLAERLEALYRRAGLSTPAEDDVREELRVPAGVFSSVMTALVEQEILVRLSDRVTVHAEPLQALRERVRNLIERHGSLTVAHLRDEAGVSRKYALAALEYFDQIGYTRREGDARVLKP; encoded by the coding sequence ATGCCACCACCGGACACCCAGCAACAAGTCATCATCGGCACCGCCGGGCACATAGACCACGGCAAGACGGCGCTCGTGAAGGCGTTGACGGGCGTGGACGCCGATACGCTGGAGGAAGAGAAGCGGCGGGGGATCACAATCGAGTTGGGGTTCGTTTTCATGCCGCTCGGCGGCGCCCGACAGGAGTGTCGGGCGTACCCCCGCCCTACTGCCCCACCGGAGGGGCGGGGTACGAGCCCCCGCCCTACAGAGGCCCAGATCGTCTTCATTGACGTGCCCGGCCACGAGCGGCTGGTGCGGACGATGGTGGCCGGGGCAGCCAACCTCGATGCCGCCATGCTCGTCATTGCGGCCGATGAGGGGGTGGCGGCGCAGACGCGCGAGCACCTGGACATCCTGCGCCTGCTGGGGGTGCAGCACGGGCTGGTGGCCCTGACCAAGGCCGACCTCGTGGACGAGGCGCGGCTGCAGGTAGTGACCGAGCAGATCAGGGCCTTCGTGGCCGACAGCTTCCTGGCCGAAGCCCCCATCATCCCTGTGTCCGCCGTCACGCAGGCCGGGATCGAGGCCCTGCGCCGGACGCTGACGGACCTGGCGAGGCAAGTCACGCCGCGCCAGGACAGCGGGGTGTTCCGCATGCCCGTGGACCGCGTGTTCACCATGCACGGCTTCGGCACGGTGGTCGCCGGGACGGTGCTGTCCGGGCACGTGCAGGTGGGCGACCAGGTCGAGGTGTTCCCCGAGGGACTGACGGCGCGGGTGCGGGGAGTGCAGGTGCACGGACAGAAGGAGCCGCGCTCGTGGACCGGGCGGCGCACGGCGCTGAATGTGCCCGACCTGAAGAAGGACGACCTGCGCCGGGGCCAGACGGCGGGGGCGCCGGGGTCGCTGCAACCCACCACGCGGCTGGATGCCCAGCTCTTCCTGTTGCCCTCGGCCGACGAACTCAAGCACCGGGCGCGCGTCCGGTTGCATCTCGGCACGGATGAGGTCATCGCCCGGGTGACACTGCTGGATCGCGAGCGTGTGGCCCCGGGCGACACGGCGACGGTGCAGTTCGCGCTGGAGCGCGCGGCCGTCGCCGTGGCGCGCGACCGTTTCGTGGTGCGCACCTTCTCCCCCCTCATGACCATCGGCGGCGGCGCCATTCTCGATGCCGCCCCGCCGCGCCACCGGCGTTTCGATGAGGACCTCATGACCGGGCTGGCCGAACTGGAGGGCGATGCCCGGCAGGTCGTCGCCCGCACCCTGCGCGACGCCCGCGAGCCCCGGAGCCTGCAGGGCCTGGTGCTCGACACGGGGCAGCCGGAATCCGCCGTCGAGGCGGCCGTGGCGGAGTTGCTGGAGGAGGGGGAGGCGGTCCGCCTGGGCGACGGGCAGGTCCTGCACCGGGAGCGCCTGGACGAGCAGCGCGACCGGCTGGTCGGTCTCCTGCGAGCCTACTACGAGCGGCATCCGGCCCGCCTGTGGATGCCCCTGCCCGAACTGCAGTCGCAGTTCCTGCAGCGGGCGCCCCGGCCGGTCCTCGACTACTTGCTGCGCGACCTGCAGGCGACCGGCGTGCTTGTGCGGCGCGAGGTGCGGGTGCGGCTCGCCGACCGGCGCATCGAGCTGCCGCCCGCGGAGCAGAAGCTGGCGGAACGCCTGGAGGCTCTATACCGCCGGGCCGGTCTCAGCACCCCCGCCGAGGATGACGTGCGGGAGGAACTGCGGGTGCCGGCAGGAGTGTTCTCCTCGGTGATGACAGCGCTGGTCGAGCAGGAGATTCTGGTGCGGCTCAGCGACCGCGTCACGGTCCATGCGGAGCCCTTGCAGGCCCTGCGGGAGCGCGTGCGGAACCTCATCGAGCGGCACGGCAGTCTCACCGTGGCGCACCTGCGGGACGAGGCGGGCGTGTCGCGCAAGTACGCCCTGGCCGCGCTGGAGTACTTCGACCAGATCGGTTATACCCGGCGGGAGGGGGACGCGCGGGTGTTGAAGCCGTAG
- a CDS encoding cupin domain-containing protein: MPLRNIYEMIGKENQVRGGDGTCNEAAVFKNDELRTKLLGIGLTSIHPGASIGVHPHDDNEEIYLILSGHGIATIDGREQRVRPGDVMVNHPGCSHGLRNDGDEELRIFAFAVATG; encoded by the coding sequence ATGCCCTTGCGCAACATCTACGAGATGATCGGCAAAGAGAACCAGGTGCGCGGCGGCGACGGCACCTGCAACGAAGCGGCCGTCTTCAAGAACGACGAGCTGCGCACGAAGCTGCTGGGCATCGGCCTCACCAGCATCCACCCCGGCGCCAGCATCGGCGTACACCCGCACGACGACAACGAGGAGATCTACCTCATCCTGTCGGGCCATGGCATCGCCACCATTGACGGCCGCGAGCAGCGCGTCCGCCCCGGCGACGTAATGGTCAACCACCCCGGCTGCAGCCACGGGCTACGCAACGACGGTGACGAGGAGTTGCGCATCTTCGCCTTCGCCGTAGCGACAGGCTAG